A single genomic interval of Alligator mississippiensis isolate rAllMis1 chromosome 15, rAllMis1, whole genome shotgun sequence harbors:
- the LOC106738103 gene encoding mucin-17: protein MGFPGTLLALALALALTSGPEARAMAPAATTIAMAKVTGATSPSQVPQVTRRQVTALPMELRGFGVVTKRTSLIQSTTCLRTITTTTPCTRRISTWHTEVSTPETHTASMEVSTPETHTASMEVSTPETHTASMEVSMPETHTASMEVSTPEMHTASMEVSTPETHTASMEVSTPEMHTESTEVSTLETYMASMELTTLETSVSTTEMSKSETHMSSTEMPETHTWSKEMSTLVTHVLSMETSMPETHGSSISPWEPISMEATTPETRVSSAAPWESLTTTGTRVPPTALSGSVSTEMITPETRVSSTAFPIVAHSSATGSLSPSAPHSTPLPAVPTAMPMAPSAPALACQNGGTLVASMCRCPPGLTGQVCEIVINNINVSTVVVAIRVTVTVVNMIFQPSMDEPSSAAYQHFQTNFKQQMGLLYKAVPGYQGLRLLELRNGSIVATHEVLVKLDAGTYNGTYALAQAKVSAVLWNHTCTSDELERLCFQRNATRVTALPFRLAGVCMNPAVAPRQFQPFFEAMWVSGDLMCVSNCSRWHPQHFVCSPHGYCYIHPEGPTCYCEHSDWFWFTGSHCDQGVSKVGVAVGVALGLLILLLLLLLLLFCLCCCPPRGRQEKHSLSKARMKEEEDKEEGLGKKGAWSPQHTEDEEEEGHGKKGSWWPQHNEEEEDDSSHGRKGTWWPQHEWEWNAGRRGFYSPNPEASSPPGSLVGSGSSHSTDSYVDGFRPALNKVDPSAQTSIAQPHMTKM, encoded by the exons gACCCGAAGCCAGAGCTAtggcccctgcagccacaaccaTAGCCATGGCCAAGGTCACGGGAGCCACCAGCCCCTCACAGGTTCCCCAGGTCACCCGGCGGCAGGTGACAGCCCTGCCCATGGAGCTCAGGGGGTTTGGGGTCGTGACAAAGCGGACAAGCCTGATCCAATCCACAACCTGCCTACGCACCATCACCACGACCACTCCCTGCACCCGGCGCATCAGCACCTGGCACACAGAGGTGTCCACGCCGGAGACGCACACGGCATCCATGGAGGTGTCCACGCCGGAGACGCACACGGCATCCATGGAGGTGTCCACGCCGGAGACGCACACGGCATCCATGGAGGTGTCCATGCCGGAGACGCACACGGCATCCATGGAGGTGTCCACGCCAGAGATGCACACGGCATCCATGGAGGTGTCCACTCCGGAGACGCACACGGCATCCATGGAGGTGTCCACACCAGAGATGCACACGGAATCCACGGAGGTGTCCACTCTGGAGACATACATGGCATCCATGGAACTGACCACACTGGAGACATCTGTGTCGACCACGGAGATGTCCAAGTCAGAGACACATATGTCATCTACGGAGATGCCAGAGACGCACACATGGTCCAAGGAGATGTCCACGCTAGTGACACACGTGTTGTCCATGGAGACATCCATGCCAGAGACACATGGCTCATCCATCAGCCCATGGGAGCCCATTTCCATGGAGGCAACCACACCGGAGACCCGTGTGTcatctgcagccccttgggaatCCCTGACCACGACAGGGACCCGCGTGCCTCCCACGGCCCTGTCGGGGTCCGTGTCCACAGAGATGATCACACCAGAGACACGTGTGTCATCTACGGCATTTCCCATAGTGGCCCACAGCTCAGCCACGGGCTCACTCAGCCCCTCAGCCCCACACTCGACGCCATTGCCTGCAGTCCCCACGGCCATGCCCATGG CCCCCTCGGCACCCGCCCTGGCCTGCCAGAATGGGGGGACACTTGTGGCCAGCATGTGCCGGTGCCCCCCTGGCCTGACGGGGCAGGTCTGTGAGATTGTCATCAACAACATTAATGTCA gcaCAGTGGTGGTTGCCATCAGGGTCACGGTGACTGTGGTGAACATGATCTTCCAGCCCTCCATGGATGAACCCAGCTCTGCCGCATACCAGCACTTCCAGACCAACTTCAAACAGCAG ATGGGGCTGCTGTACAAAGCGGTGCCCGGCTACCAAGGCCTCCGGCTCCTGGAGCTCAG GAATGGCAGCATCGTGGCCACCCATGAGGTGCTGGTGAAGCTGGATGCTGGCACCTACAATGGCACCTATGCCCTGGCCCAGGCTAAAGTCAGCGCCGTGCTGTGGAACCACACCTGCACTTCCGATGAGCTTG AACGGCTCTGCTTCCAACGCAATGCCACCCGTGTCACCGCCCTGCCATTCAGACTGGCTG gggTCTGCATGAACCCAGCGGTGGCCCCAAGGCAGTTCCAGCCATTCTTTGAGGCTATGTGGGTCTCCGGGGACCTGATGTGCGTTTCCAACTGCAGCCGGTGGCACCCGCAGCACTTCGTCTGCAGCCCCCACGGCTACTGCTACATCCACCCTGAGGGGCCCACCTGCTA ctgcgAGCACTCAGACTGGTTCTGGTTTACGGGCAGCCACTGTGACCAGGGGGTCAGCAAGGTAGGGGTGGCCGTGGGGGTGGCCCTGGGCCTCCTCATCCTcttgctcctcctgctgctcctgctgttttgcctctgctgctgcccaccccgggGCCGCCAGGAGAAGCACAG CCTCAGCAAGGCCCGGatgaaggaggaagaggacaaAGAGGAAGGCCTTGGGAAGAAGGGTGCGTGGTCACCGCAGCACACTGaggatgaggaggaagaaggcCACGGGAAAAAGGGCTCCTGGTGGCCACAGcacaatgaggaggaggaggatgacagcAGCCATGGGAGGAAGGGCACGTGGTGGCCACAGCACGAGTGGGAGTGGAACGCCGGGCGCCGCGGCTTCTATTCTCCTAACCCTGAGGCCTCCAGCCCCCCCG GGTCTCTGGTGGGATCCGGGAGTAGCCACAGCACTGATTCCTACGTTGATGGCTTCCGCCCTGCGCTGAACAAGGTGGATCCCTCTGCGCAG ACCAGCATTGCCCAGCCCCACATGACCAAGATGTga